In Misgurnus anguillicaudatus unplaced genomic scaffold, ASM2758022v2 HiC_scaffold_31, whole genome shotgun sequence, a single window of DNA contains:
- the LOC141362951 gene encoding uncharacterized protein, with the protein MKKMFLIFAYFFVCFCCLTGVFGDKVKSVSVMEGDRVYLTLNTDVKLQRDDLIVWSFGPEGIRIAEVNKEANKISIHVFDGRFRDRLQLNDRTGDLIITNITTNHTGLYQMDIRGNIVTSYRFNVTVYAHLPAPVITSNSSQCSSSSPSNCSLLCSVMNVRDVSLSWYKGNSLLSIISVSDLNIRLSLPLEVEYQDNNTYRCVLNNTITNQTQHLNITQLCQTCSDTTGVINSVYLLS; encoded by the exons atgaagaaaatgtttctcataTTTGCTTATTTCTTTGTGTGCTTCTGCTGTCTGACAG gtgtgtttggtgataaagtgaagtcagtgtcagtgatggagggagatagGGTATATCTTACTCTAAACACTGATGTTAAACTACAGAGAGATGATCTGATAGTGTGGAGCTTTGGACCTGAAGGGATTCGTATAGCTGAGGTCAATAAAGAGGCCAATAAGATCTCAATACATGTTTttgatgggagattcagagacagactgcagTTAAATGATCGGACTGGAGATCTcatcatcacaaacatcacaactaATCACACTGGACTTTATCAAATGGATATCAGAGGCAATATAGTGACCTCTTATAGATTCAATGTTACTGTCTATG CTCATCTGCCCGCTCCTGTCATCACCAGTAACTCTTCACAAtgttcatcatcatcaccatcaaattgttcattattgtgttcagtgatgaatgtgagagatgtgagtctgtcctggtataaaggaaacagtttattgtccatcatcagtgtgtctgatctcaacatcagactctctcTACCTCTGGAGGTTGAATATCAAGATAACAACACGTACAGATGTGTACTCAACAATACCATCacaaaccaaactcaacatctcaacatcacTCAACTCTGTCAGACGTGTTCAGATACAACAGGTGTGATTAATAGTGTTTATTTACTGAGCTGA